One window of Pseudodesulfovibrio profundus genomic DNA carries:
- a CDS encoding ParA family protein yields the protein MRRIAVAVSKGGVGKTTTAVNLAARLASTGKKVLLVDADTQGQAAKFLGVEPPYGLYEFLTGAGGIHRKEAIYPARKNLYLLAGGMPLVELKNWLGEQPREGRERILASKLKPREDVLDYLIFDCAPGWDILSVNILCCADEILTPVKLEGAALDGLKEFLLYVKAAKKHNPALDLNYILPTMVDQRNRQTGEFMEQLKKHFDGKLCDPIRINVKLSEAVSFGQTIFEYSKQAAGAEDYARLARRIKSDG from the coding sequence ATGAGAAGAATAGCCGTTGCAGTTTCCAAAGGTGGAGTCGGCAAAACAACCACCGCCGTCAACCTGGCTGCTCGACTGGCCAGCACGGGCAAAAAGGTGTTGCTGGTCGACGCTGACACACAGGGGCAGGCGGCGAAATTCCTGGGCGTTGAGCCGCCATATGGACTCTATGAATTCCTGACCGGAGCTGGCGGTATCCATCGGAAGGAAGCCATATACCCAGCGCGGAAGAATCTTTACCTGCTCGCTGGCGGGATGCCTCTCGTCGAGCTGAAGAACTGGCTTGGCGAACAGCCAAGGGAAGGCCGAGAGCGTATCCTGGCCAGCAAGCTGAAGCCACGCGAGGACGTGCTTGATTATCTCATTTTCGACTGTGCGCCGGGGTGGGACATTCTCTCGGTCAACATCCTATGCTGCGCCGATGAGATCCTGACGCCGGTAAAGCTCGAAGGCGCGGCCTTGGACGGGCTGAAGGAGTTTCTCCTCTATGTGAAGGCGGCGAAAAAGCATAACCCCGCCCTTGATCTCAACTACATTCTGCCCACGATGGTGGACCAAAGAAACCGCCAGACGGGCGAATTCATGGAGCAGCTCAAGAAGCATTTTGACGGCAAGCTCTGTGATCCGATCCGGATCAACGTCAAGTTGTCCGAGGCCGTATCCTTCGGCCAGACCATTTTCGAATACAGCAAACAAGCGGCCGGCGCTGAAGACTACGCACGACTGGCCAGGAGGATAAAGAGCGATGGTTAA
- the tnpA gene encoding IS200/IS605 family transposase, which produces MLVYGGSQVEELRKGRHVVSMLHAHLVFVTKYRGKVLSRIHLDRLQEIFQSVCNDFDVSLSEFNGEKDHVHLLVEYSPKVQLSKLVNSLKGVSSRLLRKEFADIRIRYWKGVLWSPSYFVGSCGGAPIDILRRYVENQGKH; this is translated from the coding sequence ATCTTGGTCTACGGAGGCAGTCAAGTGGAAGAACTTAGAAAAGGGCGGCATGTCGTGTCGATGCTTCATGCCCATTTAGTCTTTGTGACAAAGTATCGAGGGAAGGTGTTGAGCAGGATTCATTTGGATAGATTGCAAGAAATATTTCAAAGCGTCTGCAATGACTTTGATGTTTCCTTGAGTGAGTTCAACGGAGAAAAAGATCATGTGCATCTTCTGGTAGAATACTCTCCAAAGGTGCAGCTTTCAAAGCTGGTCAATTCTCTTAAGGGTGTATCATCTCGACTTCTAAGAAAGGAATTTGCGGACATTCGTATTCGATACTGGAAGGGCGTGTTGTGGTCGCCTTCATATTTTGTTGGCAGTTGTGGGGGCGCACCAATCGACATCCTACGACGCTACGTTGAAAATCAGGGAAAGCATTAG
- a CDS encoding site-specific integrase has translation MRGSINWQTDQLRQAISAIGESKHTDKEAARAALGDIPATSQRISDQTKIHSYGTAHDYQETWKAIGQHAREMGQKDMERITSEHVKSYLDMRRESGIALSTWRKEAAHAGKLGNAISEKTGQRVDFREAINDLRAGAKDALENPDRDRGYVDPREVIRNVNNPDSRLVATIQMEGGARCHEVTQIRADQLREGNTINLTNTKGGMPRTIEVRPDTFQRLQQTLSERGGVLRVNQSTYRNHVAEAASRAGEVNSGTHDLRYNFAQDRYQELTREGYAPEQAHYLISEEMGHHRPDITLHYLR, from the coding sequence ATGCGCGGCTCAATCAATTGGCAGACCGACCAGCTGCGACAAGCAATCTCCGCGATTGGCGAGTCAAAACACACCGACAAGGAAGCGGCTCGGGCCGCTCTGGGTGACATTCCCGCCACCTCCCAACGCATTTCAGACCAGACGAAAATCCACTCCTACGGCACAGCCCACGACTATCAGGAGACATGGAAGGCCATAGGCCAACATGCCCGTGAGATGGGCCAGAAGGACATGGAGCGAATCACCTCGGAGCACGTGAAGTCATATCTGGACATGCGCCGGGAAAGCGGCATTGCCCTGTCCACATGGCGCAAGGAAGCGGCTCACGCCGGGAAGCTCGGCAACGCGATCAGCGAGAAGACAGGGCAGCGGGTGGACTTCCGCGAAGCTATCAACGACCTACGGGCCGGGGCCAAGGATGCCCTTGAAAATCCTGACAGAGACAGGGGATACGTGGACCCACGCGAAGTCATACGGAACGTAAACAACCCCGATTCGCGTCTGGTGGCCACCATCCAAATGGAAGGCGGCGCGCGCTGCCATGAGGTGACGCAGATCCGCGCCGACCAGCTGCGCGAGGGAAACACCATCAACCTGACAAACACGAAGGGCGGGATGCCTCGGACAATCGAAGTCAGGCCCGACACGTTTCAGCGTTTGCAACAAACGCTGAGCGAGCGAGGCGGGGTGCTGCGGGTCAATCAATCGACGTACCGCAATCACGTTGCTGAAGCGGCAAGTCGGGCCGGTGAAGTCAACTCAGGAACACACGATTTGAGATACAACTTCGCCCAGGACCGCTATCAGGAACTTACGCGGGAAGGATACGCGCCTGAACAGGCGCACTATCTGATTTCCGAGGAAATGGGCCACCACAGGCCCGATATCACCCTGCACTATCTTCGCTAA